A genomic window from Emys orbicularis isolate rEmyOrb1 chromosome 8, rEmyOrb1.hap1, whole genome shotgun sequence includes:
- the KIF20A gene encoding kinesin-like protein KIF20A: MAQGLLSPQGLFSDEEVTASPLLESTAAEFGSGLRKDLLSDFSAISPSLGGSQQAASEDNNGKVKVYLRVRPLKPSELEKQEDQGCVCIENSETLLLRAPQESFTMRSTARGVGQAVHKFTFTQIFGAEVGQKAFFDETMGEVLKDVLHGQNWLVYTYGITNSGKTHTIQGSSKDGGILPRSLAVIFNSVADRLYQAMDLKPSLSSEVTWLDSKQVHQEETKKLALLCGGLREEEVLTPLKRSHSAESQLQAATSVSFDSGVGGLSSTSQFANQSSSSQLEELGPRWADPDRISLLTPGDVQVSIWVSFFEIYNEQIYDLLEMPLPGQNRKRQTLRLCEDQTGSPYVKDLNWINVQDADEAWKLLKLGRKNQSFACTHLNENSSRSHSIFSIRILHLQGSSSEMLPKISELSLCDLAGSERCKNQKSGDRMKEANNINTSLHTLGRCIAALRQNQQSKLKQSVVPFRDSKLTRVFQGFFTGRGRSCMIVNINQCASTYDETLHVAKFSAIASQLVQAPPTKLALPSMQSLIKEHSRRDSRSLGAGSKQEVEPDEESEDDAEVSMYDREDLPRAVEVLWDLLVQERQDRLHLEMRLREELCNEMLEQLQQKEQWCSQHLDTQKELLEELYEDKLNNLKESMTDYYQERIQERDEKIEELESALQEAKLQSEALERKQQEQPLRRSKRVVASSTLQQELLEVKATLEQCQSELTTTTAELHRYQKLLEPPPSARPLTVDVDRKLEDGQKNVKLLRSELQRLGESLQSAERACCHTTSAGKLREALCTCDDILARQDQTLAELQNNMMLVKLDLRKKATCIAEQYHTVQKLQAPSTSTLKKRFCANRENLQPSQPPGKKPFLHGFLSRSPAHPRMAESSPYSRILRGRRSPALKALPSSKKY; the protein is encoded by the exons ATGGCCCAGGGACTCCTCTCCCCACAGGGGCTGTTCTCTGATGAGGAAGTCACAGCCTCGCCCCTGCTCGAATCCACAGCGGCGGAGTTTGGGTCCGGCCTGCGCAAAGATTTGCTATCTGATTTCTCTGCTATTTCCCCAAGCCTGGGGGGATCCCAGCAG GCTGCATCTGAGGACAATAATGGGAAAGTGAAGGTGTATCTGAGAGTTCGGCCCCTGAAGCCATCTGAGCTGGAGAAACAGGAAGATCAG GGCTGCGTCTGTATTGAGAATTCAGAGACACTCCTTCTGAGAGCGCCCCAGGAATCTTTCACCATGCGGAGCACTGCACGGGGGGTAGGCCAGGCAGTGCATAAATTCACCTTCACCCAG ATCTTTGGGGCGGAGGTGGGGCAGAAGGCATTCTTTGATGAAACGATGGGCGAAGTGCTGAAGGATGTACTCCATGGGCAGAACTGGCTGGTTTACACCTATGGCATCACCAACTCTGGGAAGACACACACCATCCAGG GGAGCAGCAAAGATGGTGGGATCCTGCCTCGCTCCCTAGCTGTCATCTTTAATAGTGTAGCGGATCGGCTCTACCAGGCTATGGATCTGAAGCCCTCGCTTTCCAGTGAGGTGACCTGGCTGGACAGCAAACAGGTGCATCAGGAGGAGACCAAGAAGCTGGCCCTGCTGTGCGGGGGGCTGCGGGAG GAGGAAGTGCTGACTCCACTGAAGAGGAGCCACAGTGCCGAGTCCCAGCTCCAGGCTGCCACGAGTGTCAGTTTTGACAGTGGGGTTGGTGGCCTCTCTTCTACCAGCCAGTTTGCCAACCAGTCGAGCAGCAGCCAGCTGGAAG agctgggtccTCGCTGGGCTGACCCAGACCGCATCTCGCTCCTCACCCCGGGGGATGTGCAGGTCTCCATCTGGGTCTCCTTCTTTGAGATTTACAATGAGCAGATCTATGACTTGCTGGAGATGCCTTTGCCTGGCCAGAACCGCAAAAGGCAGACGCTGCGGCTGTGTGAAGACCAGACTGGCAGCCCCTATGTGAAAG ATCTGAACTGGATCAATGTCCAAGATGCTGATGAGGCCTGGAAGCTCCTGAAACTGGGTCGGAAAAACCAGAGCTTTGCCTGCACCCACTTGAATGAGAACTCCAGCCGCAG TCACAGCATCTTCTCCATTCGTATTCTGCACTTACAGGGAAGCAGCAGTGAGATGCTCCCCAAAATCAGCGA GTTGTCCCTGTGTGACCTCGCTGGCTCAGAGCGCTGCAAGAACCAGAAAAGCGGGGACCGCATGAAGGAGGCAAATAACATCAACACCTCCCTGCACACACTCGGCCGCTGCATCGCTGCCCTCCGCCAGAACCAGCAGTCCAA gctGAAGCAGAGTGTTGTTCCCTTCCGGGACAGCAAGCTGACCCGTGTGTTTCAAGGCTTCTTCACGGGGCGTGGGCGTTCCTGCATGATCGTCAACATTAACCAGTGCGCATCCACATATGACGAGACCCTGCATGTGGCCAAGTTCTCGGCCATAGCCAGCCAG cTTGTTCAAGCTCCTCCCACAAAGCTGGCACTGCCGTCTATGCAATCATTAATCAAGGAACACAGCAGGCGAGACAGTAGGAGTTTAGGGGCAGGCTCAAAGCAAGAAGTGGAGCCTGATGAAGAGAGTGAGGACGATGCAGAAGTGTCCATGTATGATAGGGAG GACCTTCCGCGAGCAGTGGAGGTCCTGTGGGATCTGCTGGTGCAGGAGCGGCAggacaggctgcacctggaaatGCGCCTCCGTGAGGAGCTCTGCAATGAGATGCTAGAGCAGCTGCAACAGAAGGAGCAGTGGTGCAG ccaacactTGGACACGCAGAAGGAGCTACTGGAGGAACTATATGAGGATAAGCTGAACAATCTGAAggagtcaatgactgattattaCCAGGAGAGGATtcag GAGCGCGATGAAAAGATTGAAGagctggagtctgctctgcaggaggCAAAGCTGCAGTCCGAGGCCCTGGagaggaagcagcaggagcagccccTGCGCAGATCAAAACGAGTGGTAGCTTCATCCactctgcagcaggagctgctggaagttaaagccacgCTGGAGCAGTGTCAATCAGAGCTGACCACTACTACTGCAG AGTTGCACAGGTACCAGAAGCTGCTGGAGCCACCTCCTTCTGCCAGACCCCTCACTGTGGATGTGGACAGGAAGCTGGAGGATGGACAAAAG AATGTGAAGCTGCTGCGGTCAGAGCTGCAAAGACTTGGAGAGTCCCTCCAGTCTGCAGAGAGAGCATGTTGTCACACCACAAGTGCAGGAAAACTTCGAGAAGCCCTCTGCACCTGTGATGACATCCTGGCTAGACAG GACCAAACATTGGCGGAGTTGCAAAACAACATGATGTTGGTGAAGCTAGATCTACGGAAGAAGGCAACCTGTATTGCTGAACAGTACCATACTGTGCAGAAGCTCCAGGCCCCTTCAACATCTACTTTAAAGAAACGCTTCTGTGCGAATAGGGAAAACCTGCAGCCAAGTCAGCCTCCTGGCAAGAAACCCTTCCTGCATGGCTTTCTGTCCCGCTCACCCGCACATCCTCGTATGGCAGAGAGCAGCCCCTATAGCCGCATCCTGCGTGGCCGGCGATCACCAGCACTCAAGGCCCTGCCCTCTAGTAAAAAATATTAA